TTGGAGAGATTTATCTGATTTTCCTAGAGCAAGTTACACAAACCATAGGTGTGGTACTGAACATAATTGCAGCCGATATCCGCACTCAAGAACTACTCCAAAAGTCACAAGCTTTGACACAACAGCTACAAGTTCAGCAAGAAGAACTTAAGCACAGTAATAAGATATTAGAAGAACAGGCTCAGACGTTGCAAGCATCAGAAGAACTTTTGAAGCAGCAGCAGGAAGAGTTGCAGCAATCTAACGAAGAATTACAAGAGCTAACTGCCAATTTAGAAGAAAAAGCGGAGCTATTATCAACGCAAAAAAAGGAAGTTGAACGCAAAAATCAGCAACTTGAAGAAACAAGGCAATCATTAGAAGAGAAAGCAGAGCAACTAGCGTTATCGTCAAAATACAAATCAGAATTTCTGGCGAATATGTCCCACGAATTGCGGACACCGCTCAATAGCTTATTGATTTTGGCGAACTTATTAGCAGATAACGTTGAAGGGAACTTGAGTGCAAAACAAGTAGAATATAGCCGTACAATTCACTCAGCAGGTCGTGATCTTCTGGTGTTAATTAACGACATTTTAGATTTGGCAAAAATTGAATCTGGAACTATGTCAATTAACATTAACCAGATGTTATTTCTAGAATTGCGCGACAGCATAGAAAGCATATTTAGGCAAGTCGCAATTGACAAAAAACTTTCTTTCACCATTGAATTAGCTCCAGAACTGCCAACAACGATTGAAACCGATGTAAAATGCTTACAACAAGTGTTGAAAAATCTGTTAGCAAACGCCTTTAAATTTACAGAGCGAGGAGAAGTCAGCTTACGGATGTTTGTGGCAAACCAGGGGTGGAGTTCCGACGAGGAAACTTTGAATAGTGCCCCTATGGTTATAGCCTTTGCTGTCAAAGATACAGGCATAGGTATTGCCTCACAAAAGCAAAAGATTATTTTTGAGGCATTTCAACAAGCAGATGGTAGTACGAGTCGGAAGTATGAGGGTACAGGGCTAGGCTTGTCAATCAGCCGTAAAATCACTGAGATATTGGGTGGCGAAATCAAACTTGAGAGTCACTTAGGTCAAGGAAGCACGTTTACGCTTTACTTACCCCAAGCAGTAGGAGGCAGAGACAGAGAAATGGAAAGTTCTCTGAGTTTGTCCCTGACTCCTTCAATTATGCCAAACTTTGAAGCACAGACACGAACACCGGATCTGCCCAGTCCCTTAATAGACGATAGAGGTAACATTCTACAAGGCGATCGCCTGCTTATAATTGTGGAAGATGATCTGATGTTTGCGCGTATCCTTTTAGACATGGCACGCCAAAAAGGATTTAAGGTCATCCTTGCCCACAACGGTAGTACCGGTTTGAGATTGGTACAGGAATTTCAGCCCTCAGCAGTCATCCTGGATATCCGCTTACCAGAAATGGATGGTTGGACAGTGCTGGATCGCCTCAAGCATGATCCTTCTGTGCGTCATATTCCAGTGCATATCATGACAGTTGAGGAGGGGCGACAGCGCGGTTTGCAACAAGGGGCGATCGCCTATCTACAAAAGCCAGTTAGTAATGAAACGTTGCAGCAAGCATTGACAAAAATGAAGGGTTTTGTGGATCGCAGTGTGAAGAATCTGCTAATCGTGGAAGATGACTCCACTCAACGGTACAGCATTGTGGAATTGATAGGTAACGGCGATGTTGAAACGACTGGTGTTGCAACGGGAGCAGAAGCACTAGCGGCGATTCGCTCACAGCATTATGACTGTATGGTGCTGGATTTAGGACTACCAGACATGAGTGGGTTTGAACTGATTGAACAAATTAAGCAGCAACCAAATGGTGAAGCATTGCCCATAATCATCTATACTGCCAGAGAACTGACCAGAGCCGAAGATACTCAACTGCGACGCATTGCAGAAACGATTATTGTCAAAGATGTACGCTCACCTGAACGTCTGCTGGACGAAACCGCTTTATTCTTGCATCGAGTACAGGCAAACTTACCGATACCTAAACAACAAATGCTTGAACAATTGCAATCGTCTGATCCTGTACTCGCAGGTCAAAAAGTGCTGATTGTCGATGATGATGTGCGTAATATCTTTGCTCTGACAAGTATGCTTGAACGTTATCAAATGCAGGTTTTGTATGCCGAAAACGGTAAAGATGGCATTGAAGTTCTGCAAAACAATCCAGATATTGATATGGTTTTAATGGATATGATGATGCCAGAATTGGATGGTTACCAAACCACTCGTCTGATTCGGCAAAATAATCAATTCAAATCCTTGCCGATTATTGCTCTGACTGCCAAAGCTATGCAAAGCGACCGCGACAAGTGTATTGAAGCTGGTGCATCCGATTATATTTCTAAGCCTGTTGACACCGAGCAGTTGGTTTCTCTTTTACGTGTTTGGCTATATCGATAGTTTTCTTTGTCCTCCTCACTCTATGATCACCCCTTCATTTTGGCGAATAAAGATTCATATTGATCCGTTACTAATTGAGAAAAAGGAAGTAAAAATTCACTTTTCTCAAACACTTCAGGTTTCATAGGTAACAAGCTGCGTAAAGGTTCTTGAAAATCAGCAGCAGTAATTTTTGTGGGAATTGGTGAATTTGTTTTAGTTAGTAAAGATATTTTTTCAGCAACGTCAGGGTTTAAACAAAAATCTATCCATTGATATAAAAAAGATTGCTTACCTTGATCTGCGGGAGTTACCCATACATCTGCCGAAAGTGCTGTACCTGACTGAGGAACTACCACCTCAAGTTGTGGATAGCGCCCAATCATTGATACAACATCGCTTGACCAGCCAACTGCTAACCAAGTATCCCCAATAAGTAGAGGTTCCAAGTATCTAGTAGAATCGTAAAATTTTACCTGTTGATTTAATAGTTGTAATTCCTTTTCTAAATTTGGAACTGTATTTAAGTTTTCTGTATTGTAAGATTTTCCCACCTTTTTTAAAACTAGACCAATAACTTCCCGTGGTTGATTTAAAAGAGAAATGCGCCCTTGGAGTTTCTCATTCCATAAATCACTCCAATCTCTCGGCGGCGTCAAACCTAATTCTTGGAACTTATCTCGGCGATAAATCATCACCGTACTACCCCAACGGTAAGGAACAGCCCAAACGTTTCCTTTGGTATCCACCAAACCTTTGTCGTTACGTGTTACCAATTCCTGCCATTTTTTGGGCAAACCAGACCACTGTTTTATCTTTGTCACATCCAGTGGTTGTATGAGTTTCTTCTCAATTGCATAACTTATCCAGTAATCTCCTAAAGTGACTAAATCAGCTTTGGTAACTTTTTGAGATTTCACAAATGGTACGAAGCGACGCCATCCTTCCTCATCAGTGCTATTCGTTTTTTTCTGCCAAGTTTGCAATTGTTGAAATAAATCGTGTAATTGCTCTACAGGAGTAAATTTTAATTGCACTTTGGGTTGCAAGCGGCTGAATTGATTAACTATCTGACCAGGGATTGAACCTTGCAATATTTCCACGTTTAACACTTGTTTGTTGTTAGCACACCCAACAAGCAGTTGTGAAAGCGCGAGTGTACTTGTACCTAGCAAAAAAGACCGTCGCTCCATTGATTTTGACTTTTAGCTTGGAAAAGCGTTAATAGTAGCAGTTTTACAAACCTAAGTGTAGCAAGAATTAACTTAGACCATTCAAAGATATCTCTATCGCTTGATTTATAATTTCTATTTTTATATGAAAAGATATTTATTTTTAGGGCATACTAGTCAATATCGCGAATTGTCAGAGTTTTTTGACAATCCGATTTGAAATTTCCTTTTTTTACTTGATACCGATGTAAGCTATTAGTTATATTTTACGTAAGTAATTATTCACCGAAACAGCCAGTTATTGAGTACGCAGTGTCTGACTTTTTGTTTTACAGTCCCTAAAAATGAAGGTGCTGAGGTCAAGGTTTTACATCGTGAATTTATTTATGGCCCAAGCATGGGCGATCATCGCAGAATCCAAAGGATTTATCAGGAGGGATTTACTGAGAACTCAGCCTATGCACTCAGCACCAAGAAAACGTTAAGCGTAAGTATTTTTCCAAAAAAATCTGCTAATTTAATTTTTGTAAATAAAAAATGTTACTAAGACTTCTAGAGAATATATAGAAATATTTAAAATTAAAAATTTAAGTATTGCATTTCAACAGAACATATTAAAAGTTAAAAAAATCATAAGTATAGTTAACATGGTCAATAGATTGAATACTATAGATAAAGTAAGCGGATGAGGGTATTCAATGGAGCCATTACAAAAGCAGGTCCAAACTCTGAGTAACAAACTGGATGCCCTCTGTGAGGTGATTTCGCAGCTTGATAGTAAAGTTTCTCAAGCTTTATCAGAAGGCTGCCTAGTCAAAGGACAAGAGGCTCAGAATAATTTCTTGGAAAATAGCGAAGCAAAGCGCTATCAGTTAAAAGGGCTAACCAGTTTCAGTTCAGAGCTTGAACATAAGGATGTCATCATAGATGGCATTTATCCAGACAGCACGAATTTTCAAGGCGGAGATAAAAGTATAACACCAGAAATTCAAATCCAACGGCTGACAGCCCAATTAACAGCAGCATACAATCGCATCGCTGCTCTGGAAGAACAATTACTGCTCAAAAGAATTCATTCGTGACATCCTCCTGCGCCAAATCAAAGATTATGGCGCAAACTTCCCAATCTTGCGGTTGGGCTTTCCTGCTTCATTGGTCGTGCCTAGACCGAAATCCCCGGCGTTAGCGTTACCTCCACAGGCAGCTTGACTGCGAGTCCCGCAGCTGCAAGACCTCTTTGTTCTACCACCATAGCGGCAGCAACATCGCGGTCTGTTGTATATCCACATTCATGACACACGTGAACACGTTCAAACAATTTCTTTTTCCCGGTATGGTTTCCGCATTGAGGGCAGGTTTGACTAGTCCCATTCGGATTGACTTTAGCGAAATAGACCCTGCGTTTCCAACAAACCCAGGAAAGGATTTCTAGGAAACTACCCCAAGCAGCACGCCAGGTGCTACAACGGGGGGAACCCCCGCAACGCACTGGCTCATCAAGGCAATGCTTTGCTAACATACCTCGACTTGTTGCTTTAAGGTTGACGTCTTCAGCGAAAACCATACCTACACCATTGCAAAGTGCGTGAGCAGTATTGATATGGAACTGTTTGCGCGTATCATAAATACGTTCATACAATCTACGTATTTTATGCTGCACTTTTCGGTAATTGGCAGAGCCTTTAGTTTTGTTTTTCAACTTGCGTTGCAGCCATCTAAGCTCGCTTTGCAAAGAATTGAAAAACCGGGGTCTTTCTACCAATAATCCATTAGACGCAGCCAAAAACTTCTCCAACCCAACATCAATGCCTATAGAACTACTATTCGGCAGAATGTCAGGTACGGAAACATCAGATTGCAGAACCAATTGAGCGTACCATCCCGATGCTTTATTGATAACCCTGACCTGTTTGACTACAAATCCATCAGGAATTGGGCGATGCAAATTGATTGGCACTGCCCCAATTTTTGGCAGTTTAATTTGAAAACCCGTAACAGGGTTAGATTTAAACTGTGGAAACACAAAAGAACGATACTGACCAAACTTTTTAAACCGAGGGAATCCAAAACCGCGCTCCATCATGAACTTGAATGCTTTATCAAGTCGTTTCAGTGCGTCTTGCAACACTTGAGATTGAACATCTTGAAGCTCTGGATTATCCTTTTTAATTGGCGTCAGCGCATTCTGTTGTTTGTAATAGTCAGGGTATGGCGTGTCAGCAGGGATGATATATTCGGAGCGAATAGAACAAGCGTTGACCGCACACTTTCTAGAACTTATCCAGTCTTTTCGTTCTCGCAAAGCATAATTGTACACCTTACGGCACGATTCCATCCAAGTTAGGATTCTTGCTTCTTGAGCGGCGTCTGGGTAAATCCGGTAGCTGTAAGTCAACGAAAGCATTTAATCACCTCCTTAGACATTCTAACAGACTTCATTCATCTGTTAGAGGTTTCTAGAAATAGAAAAAAGGCAGCATATTGAATGCTACCTTTTTTCATGAGGGATC
This portion of the Brasilonema sennae CENA114 genome encodes:
- a CDS encoding RNA-guided endonuclease InsQ/TnpB family protein, with the protein product MLSLTYSYRIYPDAAQEARILTWMESCRKVYNYALRERKDWISSRKCAVNACSIRSEYIIPADTPYPDYYKQQNALTPIKKDNPELQDVQSQVLQDALKRLDKAFKFMMERGFGFPRFKKFGQYRSFVFPQFKSNPVTGFQIKLPKIGAVPINLHRPIPDGFVVKQVRVINKASGWYAQLVLQSDVSVPDILPNSSSIGIDVGLEKFLAASNGLLVERPRFFNSLQSELRWLQRKLKNKTKGSANYRKVQHKIRRLYERIYDTRKQFHINTAHALCNGVGMVFAEDVNLKATSRGMLAKHCLDEPVRCGGSPRCSTWRAAWGSFLEILSWVCWKRRVYFAKVNPNGTSQTCPQCGNHTGKKKLFERVHVCHECGYTTDRDVAAAMVVEQRGLAAAGLAVKLPVEVTLTPGISV
- a CDS encoding extracellular solute-binding protein — encoded protein: MERRSFLLGTSTLALSQLLVGCANNKQVLNVEILQGSIPGQIVNQFSRLQPKVQLKFTPVEQLHDLFQQLQTWQKKTNSTDEEGWRRFVPFVKSQKVTKADLVTLGDYWISYAIEKKLIQPLDVTKIKQWSGLPKKWQELVTRNDKGLVDTKGNVWAVPYRWGSTVMIYRRDKFQELGLTPPRDWSDLWNEKLQGRISLLNQPREVIGLVLKKVGKSYNTENLNTVPNLEKELQLLNQQVKFYDSTRYLEPLLIGDTWLAVGWSSDVVSMIGRYPQLEVVVPQSGTALSADVWVTPADQGKQSFLYQWIDFCLNPDVAEKISLLTKTNSPIPTKITAADFQEPLRSLLPMKPEVFEKSEFLLPFSQLVTDQYESLFAKMKG
- a CDS encoding response regulator; amino-acid sequence: MLNNLTIGKKIGASVGFGLTMLVAIGVLSYQATKHLIESSSRESHTYQVVGQLNNLTYQLKNAEKAQEIYLLTGDKRYLQSYTTAIQVIEKSVKSLRTLTADNMNQQRRIDVLQPELQKKIATMQSFISLRDTQVLNAVRQQTLTNNGNNSSNEIRRIMLNMESEERYLLEQRSRQTQAATHQAMNTITYGIPLAFVLLTLIGIYLSRNISKPLQELSQVTEKLAMGDLSVSTTADNRRDEIGTLAQAFNEMIANLRQTTQTNNEQNWLKSNLAKFSQMLQGQRSLETVASIILSELAPLVNVQHGVFYIMDSVDEQPMLKLIGSYAYQQRKHLSNRFSLGEGLVGQCALEKQKIILTDVPSDYIHISSGLGEAKPLNIIVLPVLFENQVTAVIELASFQRFGEIYLIFLEQVTQTIGVVLNIIAADIRTQELLQKSQALTQQLQVQQEELKHSNKILEEQAQTLQASEELLKQQQEELQQSNEELQELTANLEEKAELLSTQKKEVERKNQQLEETRQSLEEKAEQLALSSKYKSEFLANMSHELRTPLNSLLILANLLADNVEGNLSAKQVEYSRTIHSAGRDLLVLINDILDLAKIESGTMSININQMLFLELRDSIESIFRQVAIDKKLSFTIELAPELPTTIETDVKCLQQVLKNLLANAFKFTERGEVSLRMFVANQGWSSDEETLNSAPMVIAFAVKDTGIGIASQKQKIIFEAFQQADGSTSRKYEGTGLGLSISRKITEILGGEIKLESHLGQGSTFTLYLPQAVGGRDREMESSLSLSLTPSIMPNFEAQTRTPDLPSPLIDDRGNILQGDRLLIIVEDDLMFARILLDMARQKGFKVILAHNGSTGLRLVQEFQPSAVILDIRLPEMDGWTVLDRLKHDPSVRHIPVHIMTVEEGRQRGLQQGAIAYLQKPVSNETLQQALTKMKGFVDRSVKNLLIVEDDSTQRYSIVELIGNGDVETTGVATGAEALAAIRSQHYDCMVLDLGLPDMSGFELIEQIKQQPNGEALPIIIYTARELTRAEDTQLRRIAETIIVKDVRSPERLLDETALFLHRVQANLPIPKQQMLEQLQSSDPVLAGQKVLIVDDDVRNIFALTSMLERYQMQVLYAENGKDGIEVLQNNPDIDMVLMDMMMPELDGYQTTRLIRQNNQFKSLPIIALTAKAMQSDRDKCIEAGASDYISKPVDTEQLVSLLRVWLYR